ACAGAGCGGATACCGCAGGGTATCCGGGATATTTTTTTGATCAGGAGGATAAAATAAAATGAGAAGACGAAGAGACCCATTTGACCTGTTCAGGGACTTCGATGAGATATTCAACCAGATGATAAAAGAAATGGAGGCCGCAGAGCCAAAAATGGGTACCGAAACCCCGTTCATATACGGGTTCTCATACAGCCAGAGACCCGGTGAAGAGCCGGAGGTCAGAGAGTTCGGGAACGTATACCCCGGTAAGACCCAGATGGAGATAGGCGAGAGAAGACCGCTCATCGACGTTTTTGACACAGAGGACACGGTACACATCGTCGCCGAGATGCCCGGCATAGAAAAGGAAGACGTAGATCTTGACGTATCAGGGCGTGAGCTTCTGATAAAGGCCTCGCGCGGGCCAAGAAGCTATAATGAGACCGTTGAGTTGCCCGCGAACGTAGACCTCGATAGCGCAAAGGCGACTTACAAGAACGGCGTCCTCGAGGTCACATTAAAGAAGGAAAAGAGAACAAAGAGCAAAAAGAGGATCAATGTAGAGTGATTCTACATCCTCCATTTCTTTATTTTAATGCTTGAAAGGCATATATAAAACACGATCAGTTTTTTAAAGATGTTAGTTCATCATGGACCAGGTCGATCGCAAAGGCAATAAAGTCACGCTACTTTTTTACCACTAAGGGCACGAAGGCGAACAAGGACCACAAAGAACATTTTTAGAAGGTAACATAAACAAAAAAAATTTTTTGTGGTCCTTGTTCGCCTTCGTGCCCTTAGTGGTGAAAAAGATGATAGAATAAAAGAGGGAAAATACCGCTAAGCTGCTCCCCCGAGCAGGGCGGCGATGATCGTGGAGATCATGCCCGTGATAAGTATACTTTCAAAAGTGCCCACTCCGCCCGCGCTCACCACGCTGGCGCCAAGCCTTCGAATGCTCTTTGCATGAAGCACGTTCGCGCCTGCGATAGTGCCGAAGACACCGGCAGGAAAAGCCATCCTGGCAAGGTCGAAGAAATTGTTGCCGTCCGCGTACAGGTATATGGCTATGAACGAGGTTATTATGGACACTACAGGGGGTATCCATACCGGCACAATAACGCCGACGCTCCTGACTGGCTGTGCGGTGGCGTATACTGCCAGCGCCACAATTATCACGGTCAGCAGCAGAGGCAACAACGGCATGGTCCATGCCAGATAAATTCCCAGT
The nucleotide sequence above comes from Methanooceanicella nereidis. Encoded proteins:
- a CDS encoding DUF1614 domain-containing protein, which translates into the protein MPFFLLAIVALFGYDASSMTEKVLGLTSPVSLAIYLAILLGSLVNIPVYDFKSSSDTEPKFVSYMGMRYPLPVWHGHKTVIAINLGGCIISGALGIYLAWTMPLLPLLLTVIIVALAVYATAQPVRSVGVIVPVWIPPVVSIITSFIAIYLYADGNNFFDLARMAFPAGVFGTIAGANVLHAKSIRRLGASVVSAGGVGTFESILITGMISTIIAALLGGAA
- the hsp20 gene encoding archaeal heat shock protein Hsp20, which produces MRRRRDPFDLFRDFDEIFNQMIKEMEAAEPKMGTETPFIYGFSYSQRPGEEPEVREFGNVYPGKTQMEIGERRPLIDVFDTEDTVHIVAEMPGIEKEDVDLDVSGRELLIKASRGPRSYNETVELPANVDLDSAKATYKNGVLEVTLKKEKRTKSKKRINVE